Proteins encoded together in one Rhinoraja longicauda isolate Sanriku21f chromosome 22, sRhiLon1.1, whole genome shotgun sequence window:
- the blcap gene encoding apoptosis inducing factor BLCAP → MYCLQWLLPVLLIPKPLNPALWFSHSMFMGFYLLSFLLERKPCTICALVFLAALFLICYSCWGNCFLYHCGGSPLPDSAHDPSIVGT, encoded by the coding sequence ATGTACTGCCTGCAATGGCTCCTGCCTGTGCTTCTCATCCCCAAGCCGCTGAACCCGGCGCTGTGGTTCAGCCACTCCATGTTTATGGGCTTCTACTTGCTGAGTTTCCTACTGGAGAGGAAGCCGTGCACCATCTGCGCTCTGGTCTTCCTCGCCGCATTGTTCCTCATCTGTTACAGCTGTTGGGGCAACTGCTTTCTTTATCACTGCGGCGGGTCCCCGTTGCCCGACTCGGCTCACGACCCCAGTATTGTGGGCACCTAG